Proteins co-encoded in one Paenibacillus sp. genomic window:
- a CDS encoding extracellular solute-binding protein: MRKTWTWLLPLLLVVTLLGACTNGGGGESSSGTDAANGNTSGEKRKVKLIVSGNVQEFPEGITKDDNFIINYWKEKSGFDIEFEILPLEGADEKLNAMLVSGEASGIIIRGGTEWLANLVNQDALLPLDDYLKGTSLETLHSEIQSASRIDGKQYSIVFPEAIALQSPSYIVRKDWLLESGMTGQPKTFDEFNQMLQAFKARGDGVVPLGVFGSPHGGTDGSQLSGAFSPIKGMFGIPTEFALRDGKVVYTPILPEAKEYLAYTAQLYKDGMIAKDFAMLDAQKTQEMFIGGKMGLFVLEYPWASKTIIPAVAETGGDAKFMDFPTGKTGKPSYSKAYYPVSSNVAIAKDTKDVEAHIEFIEFLLKPETQQITNYGIEGQHYTKEGDKIVPTEEGKQIAWSVYYKPLASPDEWYQMYGVMADWAEFYYPTERNASREDVDPVYFMPPQPDLVAKRVQLNTKVDTYYTDVVTGKQSLDTFDAFAQDWLKSGGQDILDGYNKLYQELGSPKFEYKEFPPGELYTGKHLFDGKK; encoded by the coding sequence ATGAGGAAAACATGGACTTGGCTGCTGCCGCTGCTGCTCGTCGTTACGCTGCTCGGCGCTTGCACGAACGGGGGCGGCGGCGAAAGCTCGTCGGGCACGGACGCCGCGAACGGCAATACGTCGGGCGAGAAAAGAAAAGTGAAACTCATCGTATCCGGCAACGTGCAGGAATTCCCGGAAGGCATTACGAAGGACGACAACTTCATCATCAATTATTGGAAAGAGAAGAGCGGGTTCGATATCGAATTCGAAATTTTGCCGCTGGAGGGCGCGGACGAGAAGTTGAACGCGATGCTCGTCTCCGGCGAGGCGAGCGGCATCATCATCCGCGGGGGCACCGAGTGGCTGGCGAACTTGGTCAATCAAGACGCGCTGCTTCCGCTGGACGACTATCTCAAAGGCACATCTTTGGAAACGCTTCACTCGGAAATCCAGAGCGCTTCCCGCATCGACGGCAAGCAGTACAGCATCGTCTTCCCGGAGGCGATCGCGCTGCAGAGTCCGTCCTACATCGTGCGCAAGGATTGGCTGCTCGAAAGCGGCATGACGGGTCAGCCGAAGACGTTCGACGAGTTCAATCAAATGCTGCAGGCGTTCAAGGCGCGCGGCGACGGCGTCGTTCCGCTCGGCGTGTTCGGTTCCCCGCACGGCGGCACCGACGGCTCCCAGCTGTCCGGCGCGTTCTCCCCGATCAAAGGGATGTTCGGCATCCCGACGGAATTCGCGCTGCGAGACGGCAAAGTCGTCTACACCCCGATTCTGCCGGAAGCGAAGGAGTATCTGGCGTACACGGCGCAGCTGTATAAAGACGGAATGATCGCGAAAGACTTCGCGATGCTGGATGCGCAGAAGACGCAGGAAATGTTCATCGGCGGCAAAATGGGCTTGTTCGTGCTGGAATACCCTTGGGCGTCCAAGACGATCATTCCGGCCGTGGCGGAAACGGGCGGCGACGCGAAATTCATGGACTTCCCGACGGGCAAAACCGGCAAGCCTTCGTATTCCAAAGCGTACTACCCGGTGTCCTCGAACGTCGCGATCGCGAAGGATACGAAGGACGTCGAAGCGCATATCGAGTTCATCGAGTTTCTGTTGAAGCCGGAAACGCAGCAAATTACGAACTACGGCATCGAAGGGCAGCACTACACGAAGGAAGGCGACAAAATCGTTCCGACGGAGGAAGGCAAGCAGATCGCTTGGTCGGTGTACTACAAGCCGCTCGCGAGCCCCGACGAATGGTACCAAATGTACGGCGTGATGGCGGACTGGGCGGAGTTTTATTACCCGACCGAGCGGAACGCTTCCCGCGAAGACGTCGATCCCGTCTACTTTATGCCGCCGCAGCCGGATTTGGTGGCGAAGCGGGTGCAGCTCAACACGAAGGTCGATACGTATTATACGGACGTCGTCACGGGCAAACAGAGCCTCGATACGTTCGACGCGTTCGCGCAGGATTGGCTGAAGAGCGGCGGGCAGGACATTCTCGACGGCTACAACAAGCTGTATCAAGAGCTCGGCTCGCCGAAATTCGAGTACAAGGAATTCCCTCCGGGCGAGCTGTACACGGGCAAGCATTTGTTCGACGGCAAGAAGTAA
- a CDS encoding sugar porter family MFS transporter has translation MQASVPATTNDIRSHNMKFVTLISSIAAIGGLLFGFDTAVISGAIGFMQERFALNEFQVGWAVSSLIVGCIGGAASAGVLGDKFGRKKVIFAAGVLFVLGSLGSAIAGTFSVFVLSRILGGIGIGITSTLCPMYNAEVAPAKHRGRLVALNQLAVVTGIFIVYFVNSYIAGLGDAAWNVENGWRWMFGVGVLPGVAFLALLFFVPESPRWLIKQGRPAEALPILVKIHGEDAAKQEVLDIKASFAQEAGPLRDLFRPGLRLALLVGVGLAVLQQVTGINAVMYYAPEIFKATGAGTNASLVQTIMVGFVNFVFTILSIWLIDKVGRKALLLAGTSVMALSLVGIGAAFHTGYTSGTVVLLLVLVYVAAFAVSLGPVVWVMLSEIFPNRYRGRATAIAAMALWIADYIVSQSFPPMLSFAGPALTFWVFAFMSVVALLFSWKLVPETKGKSLEDVESLWSRKA, from the coding sequence ATGCAAGCATCGGTTCCAGCAACAACGAACGACATTCGTTCCCATAACATGAAGTTCGTGACGCTCATTTCCAGTATCGCCGCCATCGGCGGATTATTATTCGGTTTCGACACGGCCGTCATTTCGGGCGCGATCGGCTTTATGCAGGAACGATTCGCCCTCAACGAGTTCCAAGTCGGCTGGGCCGTCTCCTCCCTGATCGTCGGCTGCATCGGGGGCGCCGCGTCCGCGGGCGTCCTGGGCGACAAATTCGGCCGGAAGAAAGTCATTTTCGCCGCGGGCGTTCTGTTCGTGCTCGGCTCGCTCGGCTCCGCGATCGCAGGAACGTTCTCCGTGTTCGTGCTCTCCCGCATTCTCGGCGGCATCGGGATCGGCATTACGTCCACCCTGTGCCCGATGTACAACGCGGAGGTCGCGCCGGCGAAGCACCGCGGCCGGTTGGTCGCGCTGAACCAGCTCGCGGTCGTCACCGGCATTTTCATCGTCTATTTCGTTAACTCGTACATCGCCGGCCTTGGAGATGCCGCTTGGAACGTAGAGAACGGCTGGCGCTGGATGTTCGGCGTCGGCGTCTTGCCGGGCGTCGCGTTCCTCGCGCTGCTCTTCTTCGTGCCGGAAAGCCCTCGCTGGCTCATCAAGCAAGGCCGCCCCGCCGAAGCGCTGCCGATCCTGGTGAAAATTCACGGCGAAGATGCGGCGAAGCAAGAGGTGCTCGACATCAAAGCTTCGTTCGCGCAAGAGGCGGGTCCGCTTCGCGACTTGTTCCGTCCGGGGCTGCGGCTCGCGCTGCTCGTCGGCGTCGGCCTCGCGGTACTGCAGCAGGTGACCGGCATCAACGCCGTCATGTATTACGCGCCGGAAATTTTCAAAGCGACGGGCGCAGGAACGAACGCGTCGCTCGTCCAAACGATCATGGTCGGCTTCGTCAATTTCGTCTTTACGATTCTCTCCATCTGGCTGATCGACAAGGTCGGCCGGAAAGCGCTGCTGCTGGCCGGCACGTCGGTCATGGCGCTGAGCCTCGTCGGGATCGGCGCCGCGTTCCACACCGGGTACACGTCCGGAACGGTCGTGCTGCTGCTCGTGCTCGTGTACGTCGCCGCGTTCGCGGTATCGCTCGGTCCGGTCGTCTGGGTCATGCTGTCCGAAATTTTCCCGAACCGCTACCGCGGCCGGGCGACCGCCATCGCAGCGATGGCGCTGTGGATCGCCGACTACATCGTATCGCAGTCGTTCCCGCCGATGCTGTCGTTCGCGGGCCCCGCGCTCACGTTCTGGGTGTTCGCCTTCATGTCCGTCGTCGCGCTCCTCTTCTCTTGGAAGCTCGTGCCCGAGACGAAAGGAAAGTCGCTCGAGGACGTAGAGTCGCTTTGGAGCCGCAAGGCATAA
- a CDS encoding response regulator transcription factor: protein MYRLLIADDEPLEREGLEWIARSAMPDAFRIIHADSGRTAIALAEEHRPHIVFMDINMPGIQGLAALRQIKTLLPDVQMVLVTAYDYFSYAQEAISLGVKEFLVKPASRERIEETLRRMVAQVEQEKSRREQELELLHKVSQLEPMVENELAFTIMANPVQAKDVDTLTEWLSFPLDRGCALIAAFPKQAYELDSKSIYDSVRSFAKASSLPCIVSSLIDWHMTVFFRFPSEEASRSGKEELRTFGARLNEFLLRQYGFSASVGVGAPQREAEGFRTSYFEAVFASTFVGDAGGVRLFDEVVQPGERPPEELAHSAGQDAERRSYVVSALQRIRDERERRTVTVLDRAKDYIAERFTTDISLEDAAGFVHLHPQYFSKLFKQQTGESFTDFVTRLRIEKAKELIASGELSLKEVCYEVGYKDPNYFSRVFKKVTGSTPSEYKGTVQQT, encoded by the coding sequence ATGTACCGACTATTGATCGCGGATGACGAGCCGCTGGAGAGGGAAGGATTAGAATGGATCGCGCGGAGCGCCATGCCGGACGCCTTCCGCATCATTCATGCGGACAGCGGCCGGACGGCGATCGCGCTCGCCGAAGAGCATCGGCCGCACATCGTGTTCATGGACATCAACATGCCCGGCATCCAGGGGCTTGCGGCGCTGCGCCAAATCAAAACGCTGCTGCCGGACGTACAAATGGTGCTCGTGACCGCATACGATTATTTTTCCTACGCACAGGAAGCGATATCCCTCGGCGTCAAAGAATTTCTCGTGAAGCCCGCTTCCCGAGAGCGGATCGAAGAGACGCTGCGCCGCATGGTGGCGCAGGTCGAGCAGGAAAAATCGAGACGGGAGCAAGAGCTGGAGCTGCTGCACAAAGTGTCCCAGCTGGAGCCGATGGTGGAGAACGAGCTGGCGTTCACGATCATGGCGAACCCGGTGCAGGCCAAAGACGTCGACACGCTGACGGAATGGCTGTCGTTCCCGCTCGACCGGGGCTGCGCGCTCATCGCCGCGTTCCCGAAGCAGGCGTACGAGCTCGATAGCAAGAGCATCTACGATTCGGTGCGAAGCTTCGCCAAAGCTTCCTCGCTCCCCTGCATCGTCAGCTCGCTGATCGATTGGCACATGACCGTGTTTTTCCGATTTCCGTCGGAGGAGGCGTCGAGGAGCGGGAAGGAAGAGCTGCGAACGTTCGGCGCCCGGCTGAACGAATTTCTGCTGCGGCAATACGGCTTCTCGGCGTCCGTCGGCGTCGGTGCGCCGCAGCGCGAAGCCGAAGGCTTCCGAACTTCGTATTTCGAGGCGGTGTTCGCTTCGACGTTCGTCGGCGACGCCGGCGGCGTCCGATTGTTCGACGAAGTCGTGCAGCCCGGCGAACGCCCGCCCGAGGAGCTCGCCCATAGCGCGGGCCAGGACGCCGAACGCCGGAGCTACGTCGTCTCCGCGCTGCAGCGCATCCGGGACGAACGGGAGCGCCGCACCGTCACGGTGCTGGACCGGGCGAAGGACTATATCGCCGAACGGTTTACGACCGACATTTCCCTCGAAGACGCGGCGGGCTTCGTACACCTGCACCCGCAATATTTCAGCAAGCTGTTCAAGCAGCAAACCGGAGAAAGCTTCACCGATTTCGTGACCCGGCTTCGGATCGAAAAAGCGAAGGAGCTGATCGCGTCCGGCGAGCTCAGCTTGAAAGAAGTGTGCTACGAGGTCGGTTACAAAGATCCGAACTATTTTAGCAGAGTCTTTAAAAAAGTGACCGGCTCCACGCCTTCCGAGTACAAAGGAACGGTCCAACAAACGTAA
- a CDS encoding sensor histidine kinase, translating to MKIRTKLMLFLPLLVVFTNAVAFFLFHTLNETQASYETTMNRTLLYNQIARSAESHVQALHAYFANPTERRAQEAEATRADLEDRRAQLERLPPGYADEAVRLGFLGVVDTLLAQSSHAAAASLELQPEQALALYEPVERTLAFVQEDAQRLIDEELSAYVPIFAKLQQELAKLYDYGVYVFAINALLSVMLALWISRSVTAPVSRLVRMAADFAKGKRAEPPPVRERTDDEFALLTDTFLRMQRDVVALMEAEKESLEKDRLVKELELQALQSQIHPHFLFNTLNVISKLALLEGASRSSDLIVAVSNMLRYNLRRLDRPATLREEVEHVQQYIAIQRARFRDKIAFASDVDESLLDMPLPLLTIQPIVENAFVHGVEKKEAGARIELRARRVGDEAWITVEDNGVGMPPELANALMKMEYTPEGNASGIGVRNVLKRLQLFTGRSDFVDIRSAEGVGTSITLKLPLGKEENDDVPTIDRG from the coding sequence ATGAAAATCCGCACGAAGCTGATGCTGTTTCTCCCGCTGCTCGTCGTCTTTACGAATGCGGTCGCATTCTTTTTGTTCCATACGCTGAACGAAACGCAAGCAAGCTACGAGACGACGATGAACCGCACGCTGCTATACAATCAAATCGCGCGCAGCGCGGAAAGCCACGTGCAGGCGCTGCACGCGTATTTCGCGAATCCGACCGAGCGTCGGGCGCAGGAAGCGGAGGCGACGAGAGCCGACCTCGAAGACCGGCGCGCCCAACTCGAGCGGCTGCCGCCGGGCTACGCGGACGAGGCGGTCCGGCTCGGCTTCCTGGGCGTCGTGGACACCCTGCTGGCGCAATCGTCGCACGCCGCCGCGGCGAGCCTCGAGCTGCAGCCGGAGCAGGCGCTGGCCTTGTACGAGCCGGTCGAACGAACGCTCGCGTTCGTGCAGGAAGACGCGCAGCGATTGATCGACGAGGAGCTGAGCGCCTACGTGCCGATCTTCGCGAAGCTCCAGCAGGAACTCGCGAAGCTGTACGACTACGGCGTATACGTGTTCGCGATCAATGCGCTGCTCAGCGTCATGCTGGCGCTGTGGATCTCCCGCAGCGTGACGGCGCCGGTGTCCCGCCTCGTCCGCATGGCCGCGGATTTCGCCAAAGGCAAACGCGCCGAGCCTCCCCCCGTCCGCGAACGGACGGACGACGAATTCGCGCTGCTGACGGACACGTTCCTGCGCATGCAGCGGGACGTCGTCGCGCTGATGGAGGCGGAGAAGGAATCGTTGGAGAAGGATCGGCTGGTCAAAGAGCTCGAGCTGCAGGCGCTCCAAAGCCAAATCCATCCGCATTTTTTGTTCAATACGCTGAACGTCATCTCGAAGCTCGCCCTGCTGGAAGGCGCAAGCCGGTCGAGCGACCTGATCGTCGCCGTGTCGAATATGCTGCGGTACAATTTGCGCCGCTTAGACCGCCCTGCGACGCTGCGCGAAGAGGTCGAGCACGTGCAGCAGTACATCGCGATTCAGCGGGCGCGGTTCCGCGACAAAATCGCGTTCGCGAGCGACGTCGACGAATCGCTGCTCGACATGCCCCTTCCGCTGCTGACAATCCAGCCGATCGTCGAGAACGCGTTCGTGCACGGCGTCGAGAAGAAGGAAGCCGGCGCGCGGATCGAACTGCGGGCGCGGCGGGTCGGGGACGAGGCGTGGATTACCGTCGAGGATAACGGCGTCGGCATGCCGCCGGAGCTCGCGAACGCGTTAATGAAGATGGAATACACGCCCGAAGGGAACGCGTCCGGCATTGGCGTCCGCAACGTATTGAAGCGGCTGCAGCTGTTCACCGGCCGCAGCGACTTCGTCGACATCCGAAGCGCCGAGGGCGTCGGCACGTCCATTACCTTGAAGTTACCGCTCGGAAAGGAGGAGAACGACGATGTACCGACTATTGATCGCGGATGA
- a CDS encoding substrate-binding domain-containing protein: MTSKSKSKLLWNIGLAALLLALAACLAQVAETARSVRDLVGVRGEGESVGAPRAVLVSQEADNPFWRAVERGAREAAAQGGWLLEYAGPRRIDPEEQLRLLDKAIASGADAILVQGIGDERFRRLIDDAVRRGIVVITVDTDEPGSARQAYVGSNNEQAGETVGLLVAEASRGRGAVGVLIGDERAPNQIQRLEGFRRAIARYPGLAIADVAASSISRLRAAAEAERMLREHPEIGFMVGFSSLDGIGIGDAAERAGLPLPNIYAFDDVPETMAGIAGCRIAATIQQQPARMGELAMELARQGAAGQPLPEYNYTAADVVTADPSGAGGHCS, translated from the coding sequence ATGACATCAAAATCGAAATCGAAACTCCTATGGAATATCGGATTGGCCGCGCTTCTGCTGGCGCTCGCCGCCTGCCTCGCGCAGGTCGCGGAGACGGCGCGGAGCGTGCGCGACTTGGTGGGGGTCCGCGGCGAAGGCGAAAGCGTCGGCGCCCCGCGGGCGGTGCTCGTCTCGCAGGAAGCGGACAACCCGTTCTGGCGAGCCGTCGAACGGGGGGCGCGGGAGGCGGCCGCGCAGGGCGGCTGGCTGCTCGAATACGCGGGGCCGCGGCGCATCGACCCCGAAGAGCAGCTGCGGCTGCTCGACAAAGCGATCGCGAGCGGCGCCGACGCGATCCTCGTGCAGGGGATCGGCGACGAGCGGTTTCGGCGCTTGATCGACGACGCCGTCCGGCGCGGCATCGTCGTGATCACGGTCGACACCGACGAACCGGGGAGCGCGCGGCAGGCGTACGTCGGCTCGAACAATGAGCAGGCCGGCGAGACGGTCGGCCTGCTCGTGGCGGAAGCGTCGCGGGGGCGAGGCGCTGTCGGCGTGCTGATCGGCGACGAACGCGCGCCGAACCAAATCCAGCGGCTCGAAGGGTTCCGCCGGGCGATTGCCCGCTACCCGGGGCTCGCCATCGCGGACGTCGCCGCTTCGTCGATTTCCCGCCTGCGGGCGGCGGCGGAAGCGGAGCGGATGCTCCGCGAGCATCCGGAGATCGGCTTCATGGTCGGCTTCAGCTCCTTAGACGGCATCGGCATCGGCGACGCCGCCGAACGCGCCGGCTTGCCGCTGCCGAACATTTACGCATTCGACGACGTGCCGGAGACGATGGCCGGCATCGCGGGCTGCCGCATCGCCGCGACGATTCAGCAGCAGCCCGCGCGCATGGGCGAGCTCGCCATGGAGCTGGCGCGGCAAGGCGCCGCCGGACAGCCGCTGCCCGAGTACAACTATACGGCAGCCGACGTCGTGACGGCCGACCCGAGCGGCGCGGGAGGACATTGTTCATGA
- a CDS encoding secondary thiamine-phosphate synthase enzyme YjbQ: MVHSGTIQTSRRDEMIDITDRVADIVRREGVVGGLAVVYCPHTTAGITINENADPDVVRDMLMRWDEVYPWEHPKYRHIEGNSASHLKASTVGASQTVIIEGGRLLLGRWQGIYFCEFDGPRQRTFYVKIVRTE, encoded by the coding sequence ATGGTGCATTCCGGCACGATTCAGACGTCCCGACGGGACGAGATGATCGACATTACGGACCGCGTCGCCGACATCGTCCGGCGCGAGGGCGTCGTCGGCGGCCTGGCGGTCGTCTACTGTCCGCATACGACCGCGGGCATTACGATCAACGAAAACGCCGACCCCGACGTCGTGCGCGATATGCTCATGCGTTGGGACGAGGTGTACCCTTGGGAGCATCCGAAATACCGGCATATCGAGGGCAATTCGGCGTCGCATTTGAAGGCGAGCACGGTAGGCGCGTCGCAGACGGTCATCATCGAAGGCGGGCGGCTGCTGCTCGGGCGGTGGCAGGGCATTTATTTTTGCGAGTTCGACGGCCCGCGTCAGCGGACGTTCTACGTGAAAATCGTGCGGACGGAATAG
- a CDS encoding RNA polymerase sigma factor: MNQENLISRAAAGDRDALTQLIAAYRQDAALWARDIMRDAHLAEDAVQESFLRLAAKLPGLRDPERFRPWLRKLVRRTAMNMLRGAENRTKPFGELPESADPYSCSRPDEPQQGLLDRELRREAADRSSSLLRGNAKRVMDAAVDGLQPDETAASLGIARSNVYNLISRSRSKLNEERFRTEVDRYLSDRLRHGKPGRIVLDEPRFSRPYALMSVALLEALRYGGDTEQQLTTVMGTTGDAFRIGISSGCGWRGLSTFDWSYAFYGAAERIGWSARCFGRPGRQQLRPEEQVGVLQLIHDAVEAGMPAVVWNLSINEFALVYGYDDSERVLLGRSHRPGVQRYMYESLGRSPESPGLFAAVLERRTGAFVSVRNVLAGIVKQIRGEEPRIPGFAFGQAAYREWRSAVLENRLDPLGHAYQVALLTEAREHACRYLEQLSLDRNIRGEARSLLADASQWYEHVCKALLQLYPAFPFGIGGVTSNREQMAAGLHAAMEAEAEAADRLEAAMERL; the protein is encoded by the coding sequence ATGAATCAAGAGAATTTGATTTCGCGCGCGGCCGCAGGCGATCGGGACGCGCTGACGCAGTTGATTGCGGCGTATAGGCAGGATGCGGCGCTGTGGGCCCGCGATATTATGCGGGACGCCCACCTGGCCGAGGATGCGGTCCAGGAATCGTTCCTGCGGCTGGCTGCCAAGCTTCCCGGCCTTCGGGACCCGGAACGCTTCCGCCCATGGCTGAGGAAGCTCGTCCGCAGGACGGCGATGAATATGCTGCGCGGCGCGGAGAACCGGACGAAGCCGTTCGGCGAGCTGCCCGAGTCGGCCGATCCGTATTCGTGCAGCCGTCCGGACGAACCGCAGCAGGGATTGCTCGACCGCGAGCTGCGCCGCGAAGCGGCGGACCGCTCGTCTTCGCTGCTGCGCGGCAACGCGAAACGCGTGATGGACGCGGCGGTAGATGGACTTCAGCCGGATGAAACCGCGGCATCGCTCGGCATCGCCCGAAGCAATGTTTATAACCTGATTTCCCGTTCCCGTTCGAAGCTGAACGAGGAGCGTTTCCGAACGGAAGTTGACCGCTATCTCTCCGATCGCCTCCGCCATGGCAAACCGGGCCGCATCGTCCTCGACGAACCCCGTTTTTCTCGTCCATATGCGCTGATGTCCGTGGCATTGCTCGAAGCGCTGCGGTATGGGGGCGATACGGAGCAGCAGCTTACGACGGTCATGGGGACGACGGGCGACGCATTCCGAATCGGCATTTCCTCCGGATGCGGCTGGAGGGGGCTGTCGACGTTCGACTGGAGCTACGCCTTCTACGGCGCTGCGGAGCGGATCGGCTGGAGCGCCCGATGCTTCGGGCGTCCCGGAAGACAGCAGCTTCGGCCGGAGGAGCAAGTCGGCGTGTTGCAGCTGATCCATGATGCCGTGGAGGCAGGCATGCCGGCCGTCGTATGGAATTTGTCGATCAACGAGTTCGCATTAGTTTACGGGTACGACGACTCGGAGCGCGTGCTGCTCGGCCGAAGCCACCGCCCCGGCGTGCAGCGCTATATGTATGAGAGCCTAGGCAGAAGTCCCGAAAGTCCGGGGCTGTTCGCAGCCGTTCTGGAACGACGGACGGGCGCTTTCGTTTCCGTACGCAACGTCCTTGCCGGGATCGTAAAGCAGATCCGGGGGGAAGAGCCCCGCATTCCCGGCTTTGCGTTCGGACAGGCTGCTTACCGGGAGTGGCGAAGCGCCGTCTTGGAAAACCGTCTGGACCCGCTTGGCCATGCCTACCAAGTAGCTCTCCTGACGGAAGCCCGCGAACATGCCTGCCGTTATCTGGAGCAGCTCTCCCTGGACCGGAACATTCGCGGCGAAGCGCGGTCTTTGTTGGCGGACGCTAGCCAATGGTACGAGCATGTCTGCAAGGCTTTGCTGCAGCTGTATCCTGCCTTCCCGTTCGGTATAGGCGGCGTTACGTCGAACCGGGAACAAATGGCGGCAGGTCTCCACGCTGCGATGGAGGCTGAAGCGGAAGCGGCGGATCGTCTGGAGGCCGCGATGGAGAGGTTATAA
- a CDS encoding MBL fold metallo-hydrolase has product MVRDIAKEIESAVVPEDAIAVWALGQCGFVLKSAACTVGIDLYLSDSVYEKYGAPWSRTAPPPIAPEALPPLDAVLCTHHHDDHMDDATLRALRTKASTTFVAPRAHLSLMRDFGLDERRLAGMNHGETLRLPGVEIKAFAAMHDTFERDEAGNHRFLGYTFRFGGFTVYHAGDTIGFPELPEWIRPENVDAAFVPINGRDYRRTAANIVGNMNYREAADLAADIGAGVVVPMHYGIFRHNDENPAYFVDYIYQTYPELPFRLPRLGERFILWK; this is encoded by the coding sequence ATGGTTCGGGATATTGCGAAAGAGATCGAAAGCGCCGTCGTGCCGGAGGACGCGATCGCGGTATGGGCGCTCGGGCAGTGCGGCTTCGTGCTGAAAAGCGCCGCTTGCACGGTCGGCATCGACTTATACTTATCGGATTCGGTATACGAGAAATACGGGGCGCCCTGGTCGCGCACCGCGCCGCCGCCGATCGCCCCGGAGGCGCTGCCGCCGCTGGACGCCGTCCTGTGCACGCACCACCACGACGACCATATGGACGACGCGACGCTGCGCGCCTTGCGGACGAAGGCATCGACGACGTTCGTCGCGCCGAGGGCGCACCTCTCGTTGATGCGGGACTTCGGGCTGGACGAGCGGCGGCTCGCCGGCATGAATCACGGGGAGACGCTGCGGCTGCCCGGCGTCGAAATCAAAGCGTTCGCCGCCATGCACGATACGTTCGAGCGGGATGAGGCGGGCAATCACCGCTTCCTCGGCTATACGTTCCGGTTCGGCGGCTTTACGGTGTACCACGCGGGCGATACGATCGGCTTCCCCGAGCTGCCGGAGTGGATTCGCCCCGAGAACGTCGATGCCGCGTTCGTGCCGATCAACGGCCGAGATTACCGGCGAACCGCCGCGAACATCGTCGGCAACATGAACTACCGCGAAGCGGCCGACCTCGCGGCGGACATCGGCGCGGGCGTCGTCGTGCCGATGCATTACGGCATCTTCCGCCACAACGACGAAAATCCGGCGTACTTCGTCGATTACATCTACCAGACGTATCCGGAGCTGCCGTTCCGACTGCCGCGGCTTGGAGAGCGGTTTATCCTTTGGAAATAA
- a CDS encoding DUF4038 domain-containing protein, with product MRGKPLQRLKVSATKRFLVLEDGTPFFWLGDTAWELFHKLNRDDAVHYLRTRAEQGFTVVQAVALAEFEGATTDNAHGRRPLRTNASGAVDPALPDVEGPYSYWDHVDWVLSEAASLGLYVALLPTWGDKFNKLWGKGPELFTPENAFAYGRWLGERYRDAANVVWVLGGDRPLQTRRHFEIVDAMARGLKEGDGGSHLMTFHPQGAQSSSHHMHDEDWLDFNMIQSGHGEAQITNYKRVLADYERQPVKPTLDGEPCYEDIPVGFRTENGYFDEADVRRAAYYAVLSGALGHTYGHHSVWSMMDGPSEGHGHSFLMSWKQALRRPGAERMRHVRALAEARGFGRLAPPRTWSRTTTPATTIWPRPAPTTMRTCTRRTARRSRRSWGVCRAAG from the coding sequence ATGAGGGGAAAACCACTGCAGCGTTTGAAAGTAAGCGCTACCAAACGTTTTCTCGTCCTAGAGGACGGAACGCCGTTCTTTTGGCTGGGCGATACGGCGTGGGAGCTGTTTCATAAGCTGAACCGGGACGATGCGGTCCATTATTTGCGGACGCGGGCGGAGCAGGGCTTCACCGTCGTGCAGGCGGTGGCGCTCGCGGAGTTCGAAGGGGCGACGACGGACAACGCCCACGGCCGGCGGCCGCTGCGGACGAACGCGTCCGGCGCCGTCGACCCGGCGCTGCCGGACGTCGAAGGACCGTATTCGTATTGGGACCATGTCGATTGGGTTTTGTCGGAGGCGGCGTCGCTCGGTCTGTACGTCGCGCTGCTGCCGACGTGGGGCGATAAATTTAACAAGCTCTGGGGGAAAGGGCCGGAACTGTTCACGCCGGAGAACGCCTTCGCGTACGGCCGCTGGCTCGGCGAGCGGTACCGGGACGCCGCGAACGTCGTCTGGGTGCTCGGCGGCGACCGGCCGCTGCAGACGCGGCGCCATTTCGAAATCGTGGACGCGATGGCGCGGGGCCTGAAAGAGGGGGACGGCGGCAGCCACTTGATGACGTTCCATCCGCAGGGCGCGCAGTCGTCCTCTCACCATATGCACGACGAAGATTGGCTCGATTTCAATATGATCCAATCCGGGCACGGCGAAGCGCAGATTACGAACTACAAGCGGGTGCTGGCCGATTACGAGCGGCAGCCCGTCAAGCCGACGCTGGACGGCGAGCCGTGCTACGAAGATATTCCGGTCGGCTTCCGGACGGAGAACGGCTACTTCGACGAAGCGGACGTCCGCCGAGCGGCGTATTACGCGGTGCTGTCCGGCGCCCTCGGGCACACGTACGGCCACCACTCGGTCTGGTCGATGATGGACGGACCCAGCGAAGGCCACGGACACTCGTTCCTGATGAGCTGGAAGCAGGCGCTGCGGCGCCCGGGGGCGGAGCGGATGCGGCACGTGCGCGCGCTCGCGGAGGCGCGCGGCTTCGGGCGGCTCGCGCCGCCCCGGACATGGTCGAGAACAACGACGCCGGCAACAACTATATGGCCGCGGCCCGCGCCGACGACCATGCGTACGTGTACACGCCGAACGGCGCGCCGATCGCGGCGAAGCTGGGGCGTCTGCCGGGCGGCCGGCTGA